In the Lysobacterales bacterium genome, AGAGTCAAAGCGTGACCAGGGACACGCCCCTCAGGCCAGGTCGAGGTTGCATGGAATGATCAACGATGGATCGACGGCGCCGCTTTCAGCACGGCATCAAGCAAGCCCGGAAAGCGCGCATCGAGATCGGCCCGACGCACATGGTTGAAGATCTGCGTGCCCTCCTCGCGGGTGCCGAGCAGGCCGGCCTCGCGCAACACCTTGAAGTGGTGCGCCATGGTGCTCTTCGAGCGCTGCGGGCAGCTGCAGGCGGCGCAGTTCAACTCATCGCCGGCCGACACCAGGTACTGCACGATGTCGAGCCGGGTCGGGTCGGCCAGGGCCGCCAGCACTTTGTCCAGTCGAAGCTCGCGGCGCTTGGGTTCGGCCGCCACCCGAGGGCGGGCGATGGTTCGGCGTTGCGGCGCGGGGCGAAGGATGGGCGGCATGACGACAGGCAGTGGCAGGATGCGGTTGAATTGTTCCATGCTCGTGGCAGTTGCAACCAGCCCGCCCCTTGTTCGATACTTGTCGAACAATGAGCCGCCATTCGTGGCCGGTCGGGGAGCAAGCAATGATGGTGCGTGGATGGGTAGTGCTGGCCGTGCTCGGCCTGGCAGCGTGTAGTGGTGGCGGCGGCGGCGCAGGCATGCAGATGCCGCCGACTCCGGTGAACGTGGCGACCGTGATCGGCCGCGACGTGGCCGAGTGGGACGAATACACCGGCCGCATCGAGGCCACCGACCGAGTCGAGATCCGCCCGCGCGTCACCGGCTATCTGGCCGGCGTGCATTTCACGGAGG is a window encoding:
- a CDS encoding helix-turn-helix transcriptional regulator, whose protein sequence is MPPILRPAPQRRTIARPRVAAEPKRRELRLDKVLAALADPTRLDIVQYLVSAGDELNCAACSCPQRSKSTMAHHFKVLREAGLLGTREEGTQIFNHVRRADLDARFPGLLDAVLKAAPSIHR